The following are encoded together in the Oncorhynchus masou masou isolate Uvic2021 chromosome 5, UVic_Omas_1.1, whole genome shotgun sequence genome:
- the LOC135539460 gene encoding apoptosis-stimulating of p53 protein 2-like isoform X3 produces the protein MRYGANMMPMFLTVYLSNNDQHFTEVPITPETLCRDVVELCKEPGEGECYLAEMWRGSERAISDGERMLDVLQHWGQQRGEVRFLLRHERAPCRESGGSRVSDHSAKRNMVMVPVDRCMENGVAPPRMDITLSELQEMASRQQQQINSQQQLLASKEQRLRYLRLQEQRQQQASEQERLRQLRENAENQETKLRRVRALKGQVEQKRQSNSKLVEEIEQMNGLFQSKQRELLVAVSRVEELSRQLETVKSVKVESSHDGPSSAGELERLYKELQLRNKLNQDQSVKLQQQRESLSKRNLEVATMDKRVAELRERLWKKKAALQQKENLPVPTKSQALQPCGPSRVAAVGPYILSSTAAPGPPVPSRQELLIKPAYPDGTTTLPMPDSSMKAPPRPLKPYSGFQSSKMSKLSDWSSSSAESSGSHHGMSSTLPRMSSLSSQGSGDAETLKDQKGRHISMFDAPPPVPSRNNQSNEDLLRDAQAGGKALGKVPPPIPTKPPTFGKPPYSTGTFPGKAKPSASLHLCAPPPIPIHSHTLPLPPKQEAPPAATVRPFTPDPPESTVAVPVLQKPQTVAASSIYSMYTQQPRTGGGTLTRTQPRVYGKPVIPGSGGQQLLLQDSIYSGAGDFEVDQGGPGLAPLAPESQGGQETERAPRPLSPTKLLPFISHPHRHPSDADLEALRRRLHHAPRPLKKRSSITEPEGPAGPNIQKLLYQKTTLAAMETVVASPYEGEGGGTWKEGASAVGARDRTVMSQVFAETEKDAQVPPPQPPRSPIQEPSSSSSHILPQSLEEEEPEPCPPPPHQTEAYLEEYPPYPPPPYPSAGEQDLGEDTLSMQAPEVTGQVTLPPGKRTNLRKVDSERIDHGMRVKFNPLALLLDSSLEGEYDLVQRVIYDVDDPSLPNDEGITALHNAVCAGHTEIVKFLVQFGVNANAADSDGWTPLHCAASCNNVQVCKFLVESGAAVFATTYSDMQTAADKCEEMEEGYAQCSQFLYGVQEKIGIMNRGVVYALWDYEAEDDDELAFQEGDCMTVLRREDKDEIEWWWARCGDREGYIPRNLLGLYLRIKPRQRSLA, from the exons ATGCGATACGGAGCCAATATGATGCCG ATGTTCCTCACCGTGTACCTCAGCAACAACGACCAGCATTTCACAGAGGTGCCCATTACCCCGGAAACCCTGTGCCGTGATGTGGTGGAGCTGTGCAAGGAGCCCGGGGAGGGAGAATGCTACCTAGCTGAAATGTGGCGAGGTTCAG AACGCGCCATTAGTGACGGAGAGCGAATGCTGGACGTGCTCCAGCATTGGGGACAGCAGAGGGGGGAGGTTCGCTTCCTCCTGCGCCACGAACGGGCACCCTGCAGAGAGTCAG GTGGATCAAGGGTTTCCGATCACTCAGCCAAAAGGAACATGGTCATGGTCCCTGTGGACCGATGCATGGAAAATGGG GTGGCACCGCCTCGCATGGACATCACCCTCTCGGAGCTGCAGGAGATGGCGTCACGGCAACAACAGCAGATCAATTCGCAGCAGCAGCTCCTGGCCTCAAAG GAGCAGCGTCTGCGCTACCTGAGGCTGCAagagcagcggcagcagcaggcGTCAGAGCAGGAGAGACTACGTCAGCTCCGTGAGAACGCTGAGAACCAGGAGACCAAGCTGCGGCGGGTGCGGGCCCTCAAGGGTCAAGTGGAGCAGAAACGCCAAAGCAACAGCAAACTGG TGGAGGAGATAGAGCAGATGAACGGGCTGTTTCAGAGTAAGCAGCGCGAGCTCCTGGTGGCCGTCTCCAGAGTGGAGGAGCTGAGCAGGCAGCTGGAGACCGTGAAAAGCGTCAAGGTGGAGTCTTCTCATGACGGCCCGAGCTCCGCCGGCGAGCTGGAGCGTCTTTACAAGGAGCTGCAG CTGAGGAATAAACTGAACCAGGACCAGAGTGTCAAGCTGCAACAGCAGCGTGAGAGCCTGAGCAAGCGCAACCTGGAGGTGGCCACCATGGACAAGCGAGTGGCCGAACTCCGCGAACGCCTGTGGAAGAAGAAGGCAGCACTACAGCAGAAGGAGAACCTGCCC GTCCCCACAAAGAGCCAGGCCCTGCAGCCGTGTGGCCCCTCCAGGGTGGCGGCCGTGGGCCCTTACATCCTGTCCTCCACCGCGGCCCCAGGGCCTCCGGTGCCCAGCCGACAGGAGCTCCTGATCAAGCCTGCCTACCCTGACGGCACCACCACCTTACCAATGCCAGACTCCTCCATGAAGGCCCCTCCTAGACCGCTCAAACCCTACTCTG GTTTCCAGTCATCCAAGATGTCCAAGCTGTCTGACTGGTCCAGCTCCAGTGCGGAGTCCAGCGGCAGTCATCATGgcatgtcctctactctgcctCGCATGTCCAGCCTCTCCTCACAGGGCTCAG GAGATGCCGAGACCCTCAAGGACCAAAAGGGGCGTCACATTTCTATGTTTGACGCCCCGCCTCCCGTCCCCTCACGGAACAATCAGAGCAACGAGGACCTCTTGAGGGATGCCCAG GCTGGTGGTAAGGCTCTGGGCAAGGTGCCACCTCCTATCCCCACCAAGCCCCCAACCTTCGGCAAACCGCCCTACAGCACGGGCACCTTCCCGGGCAAGGCAAAACCGTCCGCCTCCCTCCATCTGTGTGCACCTcctcccatccccatccacagCCACACCCTGCCTCTGCCCCCCAAGCAGGAGGCTCCTCCGGCAGCTACGGTGCGCCCCTTCACCCCCGATCCTCCAGAGTCCACAGTGGCTGTGCCTGTCCTCCAGAAGCCACAGACGGTGGCGGCCTCCTCCATCTACTCCATGTACACCCAACAGCCCAGGACAGGCGGGGGCACTCTGACACGCACGCAGCCCAGAG TGTATGGAAAGCCAGTTATCCCAGGCAGTGGGGGGCAGCAGTTGCTCCTTCAGGACTCCATCTATTCGGGGGCCGGCGATTTTGAAGTGGACCAGGGGGGTCCCGGTCTGGCGCCTCTGGCCCCTGAGAGCCAGGGGGGCCAGGAGACAGAGCGGGCCCCTCGTCCCCTCAGCCCCACCAagctcctccccttcatctctcaCCCCCACCGGCACCCTAGCGACGCCGACCTGGAGGCCCTGCGCCGCCGGCTGCACCATGCCCCGCGGCCCCTCAAGAAGCGCAGCTCCATTACAGAGCCTGAGGGCCCCGCGGGCCCCAACATCCAGAAGCTGCTCTACCAGAAGACCACACTGGCAGCCATGGAGACTGTTGTGGCGTCTCCCTACGAGGGTGAAGGTGGAGGAACATGGAAGGAAGGCGCCAGTGCCGTTGGAGCCCGAGACCGCACAGTTATGTCCCAAGTTTTTgccgagacagagaaagatgcaCAAGTGCCTCCACCTCAGCCGCCCCGCTCGCCCATCCAAgagccctcttcctcctccagccACATACTGCCCCAGTCGCTGGAGGAGGAAGAGCCAGAGCCCTGCCCCCCGCCCCCCCATCAGACAGAAGCCTACCTGGAGGAGTACCCACCCTACCCGCCCCCTCCATACCCCAGCGCGGGGGAGCAGGACCTGGGGGAGGACACCCTCAGCATGCAGGCTCCGGAGGTCACGGGACAAGTCACTCTGCCACCG GGCAAGAGGACCAACCTGCGGAAGGTCGACTCGGAGCGCATCGACCACGGCATGCGGGTGAAGTTCAACCCCCTGGCCCTGCTGCTGGACTCATCATTGGAGGGCGAGTATGATCTGGTGCAGAGGGTCATCTATGAC GTGGATGACCCCAGCCTGCCCAATGATGAGGGCATCACAGCCCTGCACAACGCCGTCTGCGCCGGCCACACCGAGATCGTCAAGTTCCTGGTGCAGTTTGGCGTGAACGCCAACGCCGCCGACAGCGATGGCTG GACTCCGCTGCACTGCGCGGCCTCCTGTAACAACGTGCAGGTGTGTAAGTTCCTGGTGGAGTCCGGGGCTGCTGTGTTCGCCACCACCTACAGTGACATGCAGACAGCGGCAGACAAGTgcgaggagatggaggagggctACGCACAGTGCTCCCAGTTTCTCTACG GTGTACAGGAGAAGATAGGCATCATGAACCGTGGGGTGGTGTACGCCCTGTGGGACTACGAGGCCGAGGACGACGACGAGCTGGCCTTCCAGGAAGGCGACTGCATGACTGTGCTGCGGCGCGAGGACAAGGACGAGATAGAGTGGTGGTGGGCCCGCTGCGGAGACCGAGAGGGCTACATTCCAAGGAACCTGCTAGGG
- the LOC135539460 gene encoding apoptosis-stimulating of p53 protein 2-like isoform X1, with translation MRYGANMMPMFLTVYLSNNDQHFTEVPITPETLCRDVVELCKEPGEGECYLAEMWRGSERAISDGERMLDVLQHWGQQRGEVRFLLRHERAPCRESGGSRVSDHSAKRNMVMVPVDRCMENGVAPPRMDITLSELQEMASRQQQQINSQQQLLASKEQRLRYLRLQEQRQQQASEQERLRQLRENAENQETKLRRVRALKGQVEQKRQSNSKLVEEIEQMNGLFQSKQRELLVAVSRVEELSRQLETVKSVKVESSHDGPSSAGELERLYKELQLRNKLNQDQSVKLQQQRESLSKRNLEVATMDKRVAELRERLWKKKAALQQKENLPCYPNIVQVPTKSQALQPCGPSRVAAVGPYILSSTAAPGPPVPSRQELLIKPAYPDGTTTLPMPDSSMKAPPRPLKPYSGFQSSKMSKLSDWSSSSAESSGSHHGMSSTLPRMSSLSSQGSGDAETLKDQKGRHISMFDAPPPVPSRNNQSNEDLLRDAQAGGKALGKVPPPIPTKPPTFGKPPYSTGTFPGKAKPSASLHLCAPPPIPIHSHTLPLPPKQEAPPAATVRPFTPDPPESTVAVPVLQKPQTVAASSIYSMYTQQPRTGGGTLTRTQPRVYGKPVIPGSGGQQLLLQDSIYSGAGDFEVDQGGPGLAPLAPESQGGQETERAPRPLSPTKLLPFISHPHRHPSDADLEALRRRLHHAPRPLKKRSSITEPEGPAGPNIQKLLYQKTTLAAMETVVASPYEGEGGGTWKEGASAVGARDRTVMSQVFAETEKDAQVPPPQPPRSPIQEPSSSSSHILPQSLEEEEPEPCPPPPHQTEAYLEEYPPYPPPPYPSAGEQDLGEDTLSMQAPEVTGQVTLPPGKRTNLRKVDSERIDHGMRVKFNPLALLLDSSLEGEYDLVQRVIYDVDDPSLPNDEGITALHNAVCAGHTEIVKFLVQFGVNANAADSDGWTPLHCAASCNNVQVCKFLVESGAAVFATTYSDMQTAADKCEEMEEGYAQCSQFLYGVQEKIGIMNRGVVYALWDYEAEDDDELAFQEGDCMTVLRREDKDEIEWWWARCGDREGYIPRNLLGLYLRIKPRQRSLA, from the exons ATGCGATACGGAGCCAATATGATGCCG ATGTTCCTCACCGTGTACCTCAGCAACAACGACCAGCATTTCACAGAGGTGCCCATTACCCCGGAAACCCTGTGCCGTGATGTGGTGGAGCTGTGCAAGGAGCCCGGGGAGGGAGAATGCTACCTAGCTGAAATGTGGCGAGGTTCAG AACGCGCCATTAGTGACGGAGAGCGAATGCTGGACGTGCTCCAGCATTGGGGACAGCAGAGGGGGGAGGTTCGCTTCCTCCTGCGCCACGAACGGGCACCCTGCAGAGAGTCAG GTGGATCAAGGGTTTCCGATCACTCAGCCAAAAGGAACATGGTCATGGTCCCTGTGGACCGATGCATGGAAAATGGG GTGGCACCGCCTCGCATGGACATCACCCTCTCGGAGCTGCAGGAGATGGCGTCACGGCAACAACAGCAGATCAATTCGCAGCAGCAGCTCCTGGCCTCAAAG GAGCAGCGTCTGCGCTACCTGAGGCTGCAagagcagcggcagcagcaggcGTCAGAGCAGGAGAGACTACGTCAGCTCCGTGAGAACGCTGAGAACCAGGAGACCAAGCTGCGGCGGGTGCGGGCCCTCAAGGGTCAAGTGGAGCAGAAACGCCAAAGCAACAGCAAACTGG TGGAGGAGATAGAGCAGATGAACGGGCTGTTTCAGAGTAAGCAGCGCGAGCTCCTGGTGGCCGTCTCCAGAGTGGAGGAGCTGAGCAGGCAGCTGGAGACCGTGAAAAGCGTCAAGGTGGAGTCTTCTCATGACGGCCCGAGCTCCGCCGGCGAGCTGGAGCGTCTTTACAAGGAGCTGCAG CTGAGGAATAAACTGAACCAGGACCAGAGTGTCAAGCTGCAACAGCAGCGTGAGAGCCTGAGCAAGCGCAACCTGGAGGTGGCCACCATGGACAAGCGAGTGGCCGAACTCCGCGAACGCCTGTGGAAGAAGAAGGCAGCACTACAGCAGAAGGAGAACCTGCCC TGTTACCCAAACATTGTCCAGGTCCCCACAAAGAGCCAGGCCCTGCAGCCGTGTGGCCCCTCCAGGGTGGCGGCCGTGGGCCCTTACATCCTGTCCTCCACCGCGGCCCCAGGGCCTCCGGTGCCCAGCCGACAGGAGCTCCTGATCAAGCCTGCCTACCCTGACGGCACCACCACCTTACCAATGCCAGACTCCTCCATGAAGGCCCCTCCTAGACCGCTCAAACCCTACTCTG GTTTCCAGTCATCCAAGATGTCCAAGCTGTCTGACTGGTCCAGCTCCAGTGCGGAGTCCAGCGGCAGTCATCATGgcatgtcctctactctgcctCGCATGTCCAGCCTCTCCTCACAGGGCTCAG GAGATGCCGAGACCCTCAAGGACCAAAAGGGGCGTCACATTTCTATGTTTGACGCCCCGCCTCCCGTCCCCTCACGGAACAATCAGAGCAACGAGGACCTCTTGAGGGATGCCCAG GCTGGTGGTAAGGCTCTGGGCAAGGTGCCACCTCCTATCCCCACCAAGCCCCCAACCTTCGGCAAACCGCCCTACAGCACGGGCACCTTCCCGGGCAAGGCAAAACCGTCCGCCTCCCTCCATCTGTGTGCACCTcctcccatccccatccacagCCACACCCTGCCTCTGCCCCCCAAGCAGGAGGCTCCTCCGGCAGCTACGGTGCGCCCCTTCACCCCCGATCCTCCAGAGTCCACAGTGGCTGTGCCTGTCCTCCAGAAGCCACAGACGGTGGCGGCCTCCTCCATCTACTCCATGTACACCCAACAGCCCAGGACAGGCGGGGGCACTCTGACACGCACGCAGCCCAGAG TGTATGGAAAGCCAGTTATCCCAGGCAGTGGGGGGCAGCAGTTGCTCCTTCAGGACTCCATCTATTCGGGGGCCGGCGATTTTGAAGTGGACCAGGGGGGTCCCGGTCTGGCGCCTCTGGCCCCTGAGAGCCAGGGGGGCCAGGAGACAGAGCGGGCCCCTCGTCCCCTCAGCCCCACCAagctcctccccttcatctctcaCCCCCACCGGCACCCTAGCGACGCCGACCTGGAGGCCCTGCGCCGCCGGCTGCACCATGCCCCGCGGCCCCTCAAGAAGCGCAGCTCCATTACAGAGCCTGAGGGCCCCGCGGGCCCCAACATCCAGAAGCTGCTCTACCAGAAGACCACACTGGCAGCCATGGAGACTGTTGTGGCGTCTCCCTACGAGGGTGAAGGTGGAGGAACATGGAAGGAAGGCGCCAGTGCCGTTGGAGCCCGAGACCGCACAGTTATGTCCCAAGTTTTTgccgagacagagaaagatgcaCAAGTGCCTCCACCTCAGCCGCCCCGCTCGCCCATCCAAgagccctcttcctcctccagccACATACTGCCCCAGTCGCTGGAGGAGGAAGAGCCAGAGCCCTGCCCCCCGCCCCCCCATCAGACAGAAGCCTACCTGGAGGAGTACCCACCCTACCCGCCCCCTCCATACCCCAGCGCGGGGGAGCAGGACCTGGGGGAGGACACCCTCAGCATGCAGGCTCCGGAGGTCACGGGACAAGTCACTCTGCCACCG GGCAAGAGGACCAACCTGCGGAAGGTCGACTCGGAGCGCATCGACCACGGCATGCGGGTGAAGTTCAACCCCCTGGCCCTGCTGCTGGACTCATCATTGGAGGGCGAGTATGATCTGGTGCAGAGGGTCATCTATGAC GTGGATGACCCCAGCCTGCCCAATGATGAGGGCATCACAGCCCTGCACAACGCCGTCTGCGCCGGCCACACCGAGATCGTCAAGTTCCTGGTGCAGTTTGGCGTGAACGCCAACGCCGCCGACAGCGATGGCTG GACTCCGCTGCACTGCGCGGCCTCCTGTAACAACGTGCAGGTGTGTAAGTTCCTGGTGGAGTCCGGGGCTGCTGTGTTCGCCACCACCTACAGTGACATGCAGACAGCGGCAGACAAGTgcgaggagatggaggagggctACGCACAGTGCTCCCAGTTTCTCTACG GTGTACAGGAGAAGATAGGCATCATGAACCGTGGGGTGGTGTACGCCCTGTGGGACTACGAGGCCGAGGACGACGACGAGCTGGCCTTCCAGGAAGGCGACTGCATGACTGTGCTGCGGCGCGAGGACAAGGACGAGATAGAGTGGTGGTGGGCCCGCTGCGGAGACCGAGAGGGCTACATTCCAAGGAACCTGCTAGGG
- the LOC135539460 gene encoding apoptosis-stimulating of p53 protein 2-like isoform X2: MRYGANMMPMFLTVYLSNNDQHFTEVPITPETLCRDVVELCKEPGEGECYLAEMWRGSERAISDGERMLDVLQHWGQQRGEVRFLLRHERAPCRESGGSRVSDHSAKRNMVMVPVDRCMENGVAPPRMDITLSELQEMASRQQQQINSQQQLLASKEQRLRYLRLQEQRQQQASEQERLRQLRENAENQETKLRRVRALKGQVEQKRQSNSKLVEEIEQMNGLFQSKQRELLVAVSRVEELSRQLETVKSVKVESSHDGPSSAGELERLYKELQLRNKLNQDQSVKLQQQRESLSKRNLEVATMDKRVAELRERLWKKKAALQQKENLPVSQDEVPTKSQALQPCGPSRVAAVGPYILSSTAAPGPPVPSRQELLIKPAYPDGTTTLPMPDSSMKAPPRPLKPYSGFQSSKMSKLSDWSSSSAESSGSHHGMSSTLPRMSSLSSQGSGDAETLKDQKGRHISMFDAPPPVPSRNNQSNEDLLRDAQAGGKALGKVPPPIPTKPPTFGKPPYSTGTFPGKAKPSASLHLCAPPPIPIHSHTLPLPPKQEAPPAATVRPFTPDPPESTVAVPVLQKPQTVAASSIYSMYTQQPRTGGGTLTRTQPRVYGKPVIPGSGGQQLLLQDSIYSGAGDFEVDQGGPGLAPLAPESQGGQETERAPRPLSPTKLLPFISHPHRHPSDADLEALRRRLHHAPRPLKKRSSITEPEGPAGPNIQKLLYQKTTLAAMETVVASPYEGEGGGTWKEGASAVGARDRTVMSQVFAETEKDAQVPPPQPPRSPIQEPSSSSSHILPQSLEEEEPEPCPPPPHQTEAYLEEYPPYPPPPYPSAGEQDLGEDTLSMQAPEVTGQVTLPPGKRTNLRKVDSERIDHGMRVKFNPLALLLDSSLEGEYDLVQRVIYDVDDPSLPNDEGITALHNAVCAGHTEIVKFLVQFGVNANAADSDGWTPLHCAASCNNVQVCKFLVESGAAVFATTYSDMQTAADKCEEMEEGYAQCSQFLYGVQEKIGIMNRGVVYALWDYEAEDDDELAFQEGDCMTVLRREDKDEIEWWWARCGDREGYIPRNLLGLYLRIKPRQRSLA, encoded by the exons ATGCGATACGGAGCCAATATGATGCCG ATGTTCCTCACCGTGTACCTCAGCAACAACGACCAGCATTTCACAGAGGTGCCCATTACCCCGGAAACCCTGTGCCGTGATGTGGTGGAGCTGTGCAAGGAGCCCGGGGAGGGAGAATGCTACCTAGCTGAAATGTGGCGAGGTTCAG AACGCGCCATTAGTGACGGAGAGCGAATGCTGGACGTGCTCCAGCATTGGGGACAGCAGAGGGGGGAGGTTCGCTTCCTCCTGCGCCACGAACGGGCACCCTGCAGAGAGTCAG GTGGATCAAGGGTTTCCGATCACTCAGCCAAAAGGAACATGGTCATGGTCCCTGTGGACCGATGCATGGAAAATGGG GTGGCACCGCCTCGCATGGACATCACCCTCTCGGAGCTGCAGGAGATGGCGTCACGGCAACAACAGCAGATCAATTCGCAGCAGCAGCTCCTGGCCTCAAAG GAGCAGCGTCTGCGCTACCTGAGGCTGCAagagcagcggcagcagcaggcGTCAGAGCAGGAGAGACTACGTCAGCTCCGTGAGAACGCTGAGAACCAGGAGACCAAGCTGCGGCGGGTGCGGGCCCTCAAGGGTCAAGTGGAGCAGAAACGCCAAAGCAACAGCAAACTGG TGGAGGAGATAGAGCAGATGAACGGGCTGTTTCAGAGTAAGCAGCGCGAGCTCCTGGTGGCCGTCTCCAGAGTGGAGGAGCTGAGCAGGCAGCTGGAGACCGTGAAAAGCGTCAAGGTGGAGTCTTCTCATGACGGCCCGAGCTCCGCCGGCGAGCTGGAGCGTCTTTACAAGGAGCTGCAG CTGAGGAATAAACTGAACCAGGACCAGAGTGTCAAGCTGCAACAGCAGCGTGAGAGCCTGAGCAAGCGCAACCTGGAGGTGGCCACCATGGACAAGCGAGTGGCCGAACTCCGCGAACGCCTGTGGAAGAAGAAGGCAGCACTACAGCAGAAGGAGAACCTGCCCGTGAGTCAAGACGAG GTCCCCACAAAGAGCCAGGCCCTGCAGCCGTGTGGCCCCTCCAGGGTGGCGGCCGTGGGCCCTTACATCCTGTCCTCCACCGCGGCCCCAGGGCCTCCGGTGCCCAGCCGACAGGAGCTCCTGATCAAGCCTGCCTACCCTGACGGCACCACCACCTTACCAATGCCAGACTCCTCCATGAAGGCCCCTCCTAGACCGCTCAAACCCTACTCTG GTTTCCAGTCATCCAAGATGTCCAAGCTGTCTGACTGGTCCAGCTCCAGTGCGGAGTCCAGCGGCAGTCATCATGgcatgtcctctactctgcctCGCATGTCCAGCCTCTCCTCACAGGGCTCAG GAGATGCCGAGACCCTCAAGGACCAAAAGGGGCGTCACATTTCTATGTTTGACGCCCCGCCTCCCGTCCCCTCACGGAACAATCAGAGCAACGAGGACCTCTTGAGGGATGCCCAG GCTGGTGGTAAGGCTCTGGGCAAGGTGCCACCTCCTATCCCCACCAAGCCCCCAACCTTCGGCAAACCGCCCTACAGCACGGGCACCTTCCCGGGCAAGGCAAAACCGTCCGCCTCCCTCCATCTGTGTGCACCTcctcccatccccatccacagCCACACCCTGCCTCTGCCCCCCAAGCAGGAGGCTCCTCCGGCAGCTACGGTGCGCCCCTTCACCCCCGATCCTCCAGAGTCCACAGTGGCTGTGCCTGTCCTCCAGAAGCCACAGACGGTGGCGGCCTCCTCCATCTACTCCATGTACACCCAACAGCCCAGGACAGGCGGGGGCACTCTGACACGCACGCAGCCCAGAG TGTATGGAAAGCCAGTTATCCCAGGCAGTGGGGGGCAGCAGTTGCTCCTTCAGGACTCCATCTATTCGGGGGCCGGCGATTTTGAAGTGGACCAGGGGGGTCCCGGTCTGGCGCCTCTGGCCCCTGAGAGCCAGGGGGGCCAGGAGACAGAGCGGGCCCCTCGTCCCCTCAGCCCCACCAagctcctccccttcatctctcaCCCCCACCGGCACCCTAGCGACGCCGACCTGGAGGCCCTGCGCCGCCGGCTGCACCATGCCCCGCGGCCCCTCAAGAAGCGCAGCTCCATTACAGAGCCTGAGGGCCCCGCGGGCCCCAACATCCAGAAGCTGCTCTACCAGAAGACCACACTGGCAGCCATGGAGACTGTTGTGGCGTCTCCCTACGAGGGTGAAGGTGGAGGAACATGGAAGGAAGGCGCCAGTGCCGTTGGAGCCCGAGACCGCACAGTTATGTCCCAAGTTTTTgccgagacagagaaagatgcaCAAGTGCCTCCACCTCAGCCGCCCCGCTCGCCCATCCAAgagccctcttcctcctccagccACATACTGCCCCAGTCGCTGGAGGAGGAAGAGCCAGAGCCCTGCCCCCCGCCCCCCCATCAGACAGAAGCCTACCTGGAGGAGTACCCACCCTACCCGCCCCCTCCATACCCCAGCGCGGGGGAGCAGGACCTGGGGGAGGACACCCTCAGCATGCAGGCTCCGGAGGTCACGGGACAAGTCACTCTGCCACCG GGCAAGAGGACCAACCTGCGGAAGGTCGACTCGGAGCGCATCGACCACGGCATGCGGGTGAAGTTCAACCCCCTGGCCCTGCTGCTGGACTCATCATTGGAGGGCGAGTATGATCTGGTGCAGAGGGTCATCTATGAC GTGGATGACCCCAGCCTGCCCAATGATGAGGGCATCACAGCCCTGCACAACGCCGTCTGCGCCGGCCACACCGAGATCGTCAAGTTCCTGGTGCAGTTTGGCGTGAACGCCAACGCCGCCGACAGCGATGGCTG GACTCCGCTGCACTGCGCGGCCTCCTGTAACAACGTGCAGGTGTGTAAGTTCCTGGTGGAGTCCGGGGCTGCTGTGTTCGCCACCACCTACAGTGACATGCAGACAGCGGCAGACAAGTgcgaggagatggaggagggctACGCACAGTGCTCCCAGTTTCTCTACG GTGTACAGGAGAAGATAGGCATCATGAACCGTGGGGTGGTGTACGCCCTGTGGGACTACGAGGCCGAGGACGACGACGAGCTGGCCTTCCAGGAAGGCGACTGCATGACTGTGCTGCGGCGCGAGGACAAGGACGAGATAGAGTGGTGGTGGGCCCGCTGCGGAGACCGAGAGGGCTACATTCCAAGGAACCTGCTAGGG